One Echinicola strongylocentroti DNA window includes the following coding sequences:
- a CDS encoding S8 family serine peptidase: MEYVADRYGKVQPVFEEAARKLQQVKAKEIPLLSLEDDLERIKLRMAREEGEIPIIMERINGGVDFQDSYILEMLSKLSKAVCRITQHGSALGTGFLIADGVIITNNHVIDHPSVANGMLAEFNYELDENKTMRKSFSFKLDPGSFFLTSSYIADPEVPYSGLDFTMIAIGDDQDQVPISTIKPIFLDGVRGKIIKGESCVIIQHPQGMPKKIVLKNTAFFSETRTRIVYESDTLPGSSGSMVVALGTGEIIALHHAGLPRTDSQNRILTRAGTIATASTPDGEIDWIGNEGIKISRVIDALANADLPSEMQEIKEKLLQKTEKTQGEIKTGGDRNEATFHETPALPNSSKQAPKNPMSTPCQNKQDFIFTAKYTPDELGAIKGLLLARYGEEPVIKLSMPSFASLGNVELFSLSVPVCGNIEDEARSLSTIPGIINVETDIPLQLNSSVDKTSRPSSQYEGIVEEGYNAPNEDDFLRKYRDERQSNYVVGKSVMYHRKWNWYATAFDKVLADDKAVSPTDKGIRIVQFDTGFTDHSKIRGGFDKELDVDFVDIDDEAEDSFTTGILKHPGHGTRTGSLLMGKEITLLPGNGNSGLLSTFDFKLIPYRLCKSVILIRRQQELANALDLCMSQRYPIISMSLGLPPTLATAVMAKKAYDAGVIWCCAAGNVVQVVVAPAVYPGTIAVAASNPMDEEWKGSSRGSTVDITAPGEDVYVPIFLKPSGGGQPGEAFFYGNGTSYATPHVAAAAAMWLAKYDDTLCKNEYAGWRKVEAFRKALEVSARRKNKLPRVGFGHGILDVEKLLKTPPETPDKLKYAYENTEDGRLNEVTQAYGEMVKTVWNKIHGWVFGVKRGGQESFITDKQVLTPYSKMLEKELWPGQSSTLESSSAPSQDELLALFSKVHHKIESQLKQ; encoded by the coding sequence ATGGAATATGTAGCCGACCGTTACGGTAAAGTGCAGCCTGTCTTCGAAGAAGCTGCCCGGAAGCTGCAACAGGTAAAGGCCAAAGAGATACCTCTCCTGAGCTTAGAAGATGACCTGGAGAGGATAAAGCTCAGAATGGCCCGTGAAGAAGGTGAAATACCCATCATTATGGAGCGTATCAATGGCGGGGTGGACTTTCAGGACAGTTACATATTGGAGATGCTGTCCAAACTGTCCAAGGCCGTATGTCGGATTACACAACATGGGAGTGCATTGGGTACGGGATTTTTGATTGCCGATGGTGTGATCATCACCAATAATCATGTGATCGACCACCCTTCTGTTGCCAATGGAATGCTTGCAGAATTCAATTATGAACTGGATGAAAATAAAACAATGAGGAAGAGCTTTTCTTTTAAGCTTGATCCTGGCAGCTTCTTTCTTACTTCCTCCTATATCGCTGATCCGGAAGTGCCTTATTCAGGGCTGGATTTTACTATGATTGCTATCGGAGATGATCAAGACCAGGTACCAATATCGACCATAAAACCCATTTTCTTGGATGGGGTAAGAGGGAAGATCATTAAAGGTGAATCATGCGTGATTATCCAGCATCCCCAAGGAATGCCCAAAAAGATTGTCCTAAAAAACACGGCGTTTTTCTCCGAAACCCGCACCCGGATTGTTTATGAAAGTGATACCTTGCCCGGCTCTTCAGGGTCCATGGTGGTGGCATTGGGTACGGGAGAGATAATAGCCCTGCACCATGCTGGCCTTCCGAGGACGGACAGTCAAAATAGGATCCTTACCAGGGCGGGTACTATTGCCACAGCCAGTACGCCAGATGGTGAGATCGACTGGATTGGCAATGAAGGGATCAAAATCAGTAGGGTGATCGATGCGCTGGCAAATGCCGATTTGCCAAGCGAGATGCAGGAAATTAAAGAAAAACTCCTTCAAAAGACGGAAAAAACCCAAGGAGAAATCAAAACTGGTGGTGACCGAAACGAGGCCACTTTTCATGAAACACCTGCCCTTCCCAATTCTTCCAAGCAAGCCCCCAAGAACCCCATGTCAACACCTTGTCAAAATAAACAGGATTTTATATTTACTGCAAAATACACCCCCGACGAATTGGGCGCAATAAAGGGGCTACTGCTCGCCAGGTATGGTGAAGAGCCTGTTATCAAATTGTCGATGCCTTCTTTTGCCTCCTTAGGAAATGTAGAACTGTTTTCACTCAGTGTACCTGTATGTGGCAATATCGAAGATGAAGCAAGAAGCCTCAGTACCATTCCGGGAATTATCAATGTAGAGACCGACATTCCCTTACAGTTGAATTCAAGTGTGGATAAGACTTCCAGGCCTTCCTCCCAGTACGAAGGGATTGTGGAGGAGGGATACAATGCTCCCAATGAAGACGACTTTTTGCGAAAATACCGTGATGAGCGTCAAAGTAACTATGTAGTAGGGAAATCTGTGATGTATCACCGAAAATGGAACTGGTACGCAACGGCTTTTGATAAGGTGCTGGCCGACGATAAGGCCGTCTCCCCCACAGATAAAGGCATCAGGATAGTCCAGTTTGATACTGGGTTTACCGATCATAGTAAGATTAGAGGAGGTTTTGACAAGGAGTTGGATGTTGACTTTGTGGATATTGATGATGAGGCAGAGGATAGTTTTACAACAGGTATTTTAAAGCATCCCGGCCATGGTACACGGACGGGGAGTTTGCTTATGGGGAAGGAGATTACGTTGCTCCCAGGAAATGGTAACAGTGGTCTGCTCAGCACTTTTGATTTTAAGTTGATCCCTTATCGTCTATGCAAAAGTGTGATCTTGATCCGTCGGCAGCAGGAATTGGCCAATGCCCTAGACCTATGCATGTCACAACGGTATCCGATTATTTCCATGAGCCTGGGATTGCCGCCTACTTTGGCAACGGCAGTCATGGCGAAGAAAGCCTATGATGCAGGGGTGATTTGGTGCTGTGCTGCCGGCAATGTGGTGCAGGTAGTAGTGGCGCCTGCTGTCTACCCAGGAACCATCGCCGTGGCAGCATCTAACCCAATGGATGAAGAATGGAAAGGTTCCAGCAGAGGTAGTACGGTGGACATTACCGCTCCGGGGGAAGATGTCTATGTGCCGATTTTTTTGAAACCGTCAGGTGGTGGCCAGCCAGGTGAAGCTTTTTTCTATGGCAATGGCACTAGTTATGCCACTCCCCATGTGGCGGCGGCAGCTGCCATGTGGTTGGCCAAATATGATGACACCCTCTGTAAAAACGAGTACGCAGGATGGAGAAAAGTAGAAGCTTTCAGAAAGGCATTGGAGGTTTCGGCCAGAAGGAAAAACAAGCTTCCCCGTGTGGGATTTGGCCATGGGATCCTTGATGTGGAAAAACTCCTGAAGACGCCCCCTGAGACCCCTGATAAGTTGAAATATGCCTATGAAAATACCGAGGATGGCAGGCTGAATGAGGTGACACAGGCATATGGCGAGATGGTCAAAACGGTTTGGAACAAAATTCACGGGTGGGTCTTTGGTGTCAAAAGGGGAGGACAGGAGTCCTTTATCACTGATAAACAAGTACTCACGCCTTACTCCAAAATGCTGGAAAAGGAATTGTGGCCAGGGCAGTCATCTACATTGGAATCTTCCTCAGCACCGTCACAGGATGAATTATTGGCTCTTTTTTCCAAAGTGCACCATAAAATTGAATCACAATTAAAGCAATGA
- a CDS encoding amidohydrolase family protein, which translates to MQKIFDFHFHLLFKHYIADPKLKLDVDQGFKTSGVAKVLNELVGGSFDSQSSPSQVKESPLFLGVISLSSVEYAFAERILSICGNDFSFILPVKHQIFDRIKQHQTTYWKDFMGIVAQHRKSMPKLAKAPFSIEFLKRNDFKGKSIEAIESALTDGNRRSFALAIEGGHNLSDVPSGNEQSILSANPHHQMKTLQEMKDFDFMSINLCHLSDIPEQRLGGFAQGVNKLSQRAFKSDYFLPSVGLGLTELGKKLIGQCLLHPERPVLIDVKHMSLYTRLEYYRFKDRLAQDSPDVARLPVISSHTGFTFTSIDQYLNSQRYRSYVNEGDSGKEAMIEPENRKIGRTDDKINKGLYANPWTINLFDEEIAEIMASGGMMGISLDQRILGASNPAMDAVRDHYYEKEQVAYYEFKKLFKEGRLPGEEGFIQALGIAPSKEERHFMLLCMHIVHAVKVGYDKLPWHEGTSPWDHICIGSDFDGLINPINGYENITKMGKLGKDLRHYLPLADKFHLYDKDLTALRYNEDGSVNEDFLNTAIEKFTYRNGLRFIARYLTNWSEKEWETAKKNATSAEAHSS; encoded by the coding sequence ATGCAGAAGATATTTGATTTTCACTTTCACCTGCTGTTTAAACATTATATAGCAGACCCAAAACTAAAGCTGGATGTTGATCAGGGATTTAAAACATCGGGCGTGGCCAAGGTCCTCAATGAGCTTGTGGGAGGTTCTTTTGATAGCCAATCGTCACCCTCACAGGTAAAGGAAAGTCCGCTTTTCCTTGGGGTCATATCCTTAAGTAGTGTGGAGTATGCGTTTGCAGAACGCATATTGTCTATTTGTGGTAATGATTTTTCGTTTATCCTTCCTGTCAAACACCAAATTTTTGATCGAATCAAACAGCATCAGACCACGTATTGGAAGGACTTTATGGGAATAGTCGCCCAGCACCGCAAAAGCATGCCCAAGCTTGCTAAAGCTCCATTCTCCATTGAGTTTTTGAAAAGAAATGATTTTAAAGGTAAATCTATTGAGGCAATAGAAAGCGCACTTACAGACGGGAACAGGCGCAGTTTTGCCTTGGCCATCGAAGGAGGGCATAACCTTTCGGACGTCCCCTCAGGAAATGAACAATCGATCCTGTCAGCAAATCCCCATCATCAGATGAAAACGCTTCAGGAAATGAAGGACTTCGATTTTATGTCTATCAACTTATGCCACTTGAGTGATATTCCTGAGCAGCGGCTCGGGGGATTTGCCCAAGGTGTCAATAAACTGTCACAAAGAGCTTTTAAAAGTGATTACTTCCTTCCTTCTGTAGGACTTGGGTTGACAGAATTAGGAAAAAAACTTATAGGGCAGTGTCTTTTGCATCCTGAAAGACCCGTGTTAATAGATGTAAAGCACATGAGCCTGTACACTCGGCTGGAATATTACAGGTTTAAGGATCGTTTGGCCCAGGATTCACCGGATGTGGCACGTTTGCCGGTTATTTCGAGCCATACTGGTTTTACCTTCACTTCCATTGACCAATATCTTAACAGTCAACGTTACAGGTCCTATGTGAATGAGGGGGACAGTGGGAAAGAAGCGATGATCGAACCTGAAAACCGTAAGATCGGACGTACCGATGATAAGATTAACAAGGGACTCTATGCTAATCCTTGGACCATTAACCTGTTTGATGAGGAAATTGCGGAAATAATGGCTTCTGGAGGAATGATGGGCATTAGCCTTGACCAACGGATACTGGGTGCTTCTAATCCGGCGATGGATGCTGTTCGTGATCACTATTACGAAAAAGAGCAAGTAGCTTATTATGAATTCAAGAAACTGTTCAAGGAAGGACGGTTACCGGGGGAAGAGGGATTTATCCAAGCTTTGGGGATAGCGCCCAGTAAAGAGGAACGGCACTTCATGCTGTTGTGCATGCATATAGTCCATGCGGTGAAGGTGGGTTATGATAAGTTGCCTTGGCATGAAGGAACTTCGCCTTGGGATCATATCTGTATCGGGTCGGACTTTGATGGGCTGATTAATCCGATCAATGGCTATGAAAACATCACCAAGATGGGGAAGTTGGGCAAAGACCTCAGGCACTACTTGCCTCTTGCGGACAAGTTCCATTTGTATGATAAGGACCTTACCGCTTTACGGTATAATGAAGATGGATCGGTAAATGAGGATTTCCTAAATACTGCTATTGAGAAATTTACCTATAGGAATGGGCTAAGGTTCATTGCCCGCTATTTGACCAATTGGTCCGAAAAAGAATGGGAAACAGCCAAGAAGAATGCCACTTCCGCTGAAGCACATTCTTCTTAG
- a CDS encoding DUF481 domain-containing protein: protein MKKLFTLLILLIGVYQTSIADVRDSLVFKNQNVIVGEIKSLDKGVITIETDYSDSDFQIEWQEVEQVYSKQNYLITLMSGERHNGSLWTYDPTHVTLHLTSGDSMKVRIEDIVYFKTYENDFWSRLSASVDFSYSFTKANNFTQAGIRSALGYVASSWSASAGYNLIRSNQDEVEPTRREDANLNYKKFLPKDFYVPANYGYLSNTEQLIDVRSTFSAGLGKYIVHTNDSYFGVEAGVSYLNEVYTTEDPKKNSMEAYFGAELNLYDIGDLTLLTRGTVYPGITEGGRWRVDYNIDTKYDLPLDLYVKVGFSLNFDNQPVEGAGKADYVLQTGLGWEL from the coding sequence TTGAAAAAGTTATTTACCCTTCTTATTCTTTTGATAGGTGTTTACCAGACTTCCATTGCTGATGTAAGGGATTCGTTGGTGTTCAAAAATCAAAACGTCATTGTCGGTGAGATAAAATCACTTGACAAAGGAGTGATCACTATAGAAACAGATTATAGTGACAGCGATTTTCAGATCGAATGGCAGGAAGTAGAACAAGTCTACTCCAAGCAAAACTACCTGATCACATTGATGTCAGGAGAACGGCACAACGGATCACTCTGGACCTACGACCCTACACACGTCACCCTTCACCTCACTTCTGGGGACAGTATGAAGGTGAGGATAGAGGACATCGTTTATTTCAAAACGTATGAAAATGATTTCTGGAGTCGATTGTCCGCCTCTGTGGATTTCAGCTATAGCTTTACCAAAGCCAATAACTTCACGCAAGCAGGGATCAGGAGTGCGTTGGGCTATGTTGCGTCCAGCTGGTCAGCCAGTGCAGGCTATAACCTCATCCGGTCAAACCAAGATGAAGTCGAGCCCACACGAAGGGAAGATGCCAACCTCAATTATAAAAAATTCCTTCCCAAGGATTTCTATGTTCCCGCTAACTACGGCTATCTCTCCAATACCGAGCAGTTGATAGATGTCAGGAGCACTTTCTCTGCCGGGCTTGGTAAATATATCGTTCATACCAATGACTCCTATTTCGGTGTAGAAGCGGGTGTTTCCTACCTTAATGAAGTCTATACCACCGAAGATCCAAAGAAAAACAGTATGGAGGCTTATTTCGGTGCAGAGCTTAACCTCTATGATATTGGCGATCTGACCCTCCTAACGCGGGGAACCGTTTACCCAGGGATTACAGAAGGTGGCAGATGGCGGGTGGACTACAATATCGACACCAAATACGATCTTCCCTTAGACTTGTACGTAAAAGTCGGATTCTCACTGAACTTTGACAACCAACCCGTCGAAGGTGCTGGAAAAGCGGATTACGTCCTTCAAACTGGCCTAGGCTGGGAATTGTAA
- a CDS encoding porin family protein produces the protein MNFSIKKHLVTTFSLFVMAQMAHGQVLISLLFGDKLNSDKIEFGLDGGIAFSQLHGPPSSDMANALHLGFYFDFYLKERLKLHTGVIVKSTMGAKALPSYPLGDDELDQLLTNATVRRKLGYFNIPALVKYQFKNSQFYVEAGPQLGWLHKGFDEFSDSILEDDDLLYERKIKNDFKRLDFGMTAGIGYRLMKGHGMNLGIRYYLGMVDINKSMPNDHYNRSLYLSVGIPIGAGKAEKDAVKTPY, from the coding sequence ATGAATTTCAGTATAAAAAAACACTTAGTAACCACCTTTTCACTATTTGTCATGGCCCAAATGGCCCATGGACAAGTGCTGATTTCATTGCTGTTCGGGGATAAGCTGAACTCTGACAAAATCGAATTTGGACTGGATGGCGGCATCGCCTTCAGCCAACTGCACGGCCCTCCCTCTTCGGACATGGCCAATGCGCTGCACCTTGGGTTCTATTTTGACTTTTATCTAAAGGAACGGCTCAAGCTGCACACGGGAGTGATCGTAAAATCCACCATGGGAGCCAAAGCCCTCCCTTCTTATCCATTAGGTGACGATGAGCTTGATCAGCTCTTGACCAATGCTACTGTACGAAGAAAACTAGGGTATTTCAATATCCCGGCCTTGGTAAAATACCAATTTAAAAACAGCCAGTTTTACGTAGAAGCAGGCCCACAATTGGGCTGGCTCCATAAAGGGTTTGACGAGTTTTCGGACAGCATTCTGGAAGATGATGATCTTTTATATGAGCGTAAAATCAAAAATGACTTCAAGCGATTGGACTTTGGGATGACGGCTGGAATAGGTTACCGCCTGATGAAAGGACACGGGATGAACTTGGGCATTCGGTATTACCTAGGCATGGTGGACATCAATAAATCGATGCCAAATGATCACTACAACCGATCACTATACCTCAGCGTAGGCATCCCTATCGGTGCCGGAAAAGCAGAAAAAGACGCCGTCAAAACACCCTATTAA
- a CDS encoding OmpA family protein encodes MKKLTIYAIIVLLMASCANWNNQQKGTAIGAAGGAAVGAAVSKGSIWGVLAGAAIGGTAGNLIGRKMDQQAKELQQAIPTAEVKRVNEGINVTFDASLVFDINSANLSDSYKEDLLNAIPVFQKYPDTNILIEGHTDDSGSDEFNMQLSEKRAKAVSAFLAQNGVDKARLVEKWYGETQPKYPNDSEENRVKNRRVEMAIFANEDMKEDAKSGDL; translated from the coding sequence ATGAAAAAGTTAACCATTTACGCAATCATCGTCCTGCTTATGGCCAGCTGTGCCAACTGGAACAATCAACAAAAAGGAACGGCCATTGGCGCAGCGGGTGGTGCAGCCGTGGGAGCAGCCGTATCCAAGGGAAGTATATGGGGAGTTCTGGCGGGAGCTGCCATTGGCGGTACTGCGGGCAACCTGATCGGGAGGAAGATGGACCAGCAAGCCAAAGAGCTCCAACAGGCCATCCCAACAGCTGAGGTAAAGCGGGTAAATGAAGGGATCAACGTCACCTTTGATGCCAGCTTGGTCTTTGATATCAATTCTGCCAACCTCAGCGACAGCTACAAGGAAGACCTCCTCAACGCCATTCCCGTATTCCAGAAATATCCTGACACCAATATCCTGATCGAAGGGCATACTGATGATAGCGGATCGGATGAGTTCAATATGCAGCTTTCGGAAAAAAGGGCAAAAGCCGTTTCTGCTTTTTTGGCACAAAACGGAGTGGACAAAGCCAGACTTGTGGAAAAATGGTATGGAGAAACCCAGCCCAAGTATCCCAATGACAGCGAAGAAAACCGGGTCAAAAACCGACGGGTGGAGATGGCCATTTTTGCCAATGAAGACATGAAAGAAGATGCCAAAAGCGGGGATCTATAA
- a CDS encoding tetratricopeptide repeat protein — translation MGKKCRATLAEANALLDQESYTEALAKLDEFTGNCKTKDAKEQGAVAKAEAYNNLGQYENAIKEADYALDVTKDRSLEGHFQKGIALQHLGDAEGSKQELSKVIELTEKNQNTSERANNYALMARVYARQLNEEDSAMYYLDKAIGLAPENTDIIIQKGDLHLYYNQYDEAYAAYDEALDHGHDPLDIYQSRTQVGLKKMENKYGTTKVQELKNKMTAAEKTTLCADIQKGLDLGWKDMSMDMFSAMICQ, via the coding sequence ATGGGAAAAAAATGCAGGGCAACATTGGCGGAAGCCAATGCACTGCTGGATCAGGAATCCTATACGGAGGCATTGGCAAAACTGGATGAGTTTACCGGAAACTGTAAAACCAAAGATGCCAAAGAGCAAGGAGCAGTAGCCAAAGCCGAAGCCTACAATAACTTGGGGCAATATGAAAACGCCATCAAGGAAGCAGATTATGCTCTTGATGTCACCAAGGACAGAAGTCTGGAAGGCCACTTCCAAAAAGGCATTGCGCTCCAGCACCTAGGTGATGCGGAAGGGTCGAAGCAGGAATTATCCAAAGTAATAGAACTGACAGAAAAAAACCAAAACACCTCAGAGAGGGCCAATAATTACGCGCTAATGGCCAGGGTATATGCCCGTCAGCTCAACGAGGAGGATTCTGCCATGTATTACTTGGACAAGGCCATTGGCCTAGCTCCAGAAAACACGGACATCATCATCCAAAAGGGGGATTTACACCTTTATTATAACCAATATGACGAGGCATACGCCGCTTATGACGAGGCGTTGGACCACGGGCATGACCCGCTTGATATCTACCAGAGCAGGACACAAGTGGGCCTAAAAAAGATGGAAAACAAGTACGGCACCACTAAGGTCCAAGAACTTAAAAATAAAATGACCGCAGCGGAAAAAACCACCCTTTGCGCTGACATCCAAAAAGGGCTGGACTTAGGCTGGAAGGACATGAGCATGGATATGTTTTCGGCCATGATTTGCCAATAG
- a CDS encoding DUF6515 family protein: protein MKRTMKKLSNLLLFCGIIAMLGLPDIAEAQRLRHSGGASRGGAAARPSGNRSINGGATRSPSRPSNLQSRSYSNNTRNRTNTNIGNQRNNTNRNTNVRNNNSRNNNTRVSNVKSNNRVGNNNRVNIDNSTNINVNRNVRRNVNRRSTVVIRNPRPYPRPPYRYGGFSFFCYHPYYYHPYTPYYWGPVWHPWGFFIASLAATAIVISIENEKYHYDEGVFYQESNNGYTVVEAPSGATVKTIPGGSEQVVINETTNNYYYGGTYYEKSDEGYTVVPPTSGAVVTNLPEGAEEVKVGDQTYVKYGETYYQPVQVDNKNKYEVADVQDADQ, encoded by the coding sequence ATGAAACGCACAATGAAAAAACTATCCAATTTGCTTTTGTTTTGTGGAATCATTGCCATGCTGGGACTTCCTGATATCGCTGAGGCCCAACGGCTCCGTCACTCAGGGGGAGCGTCCAGAGGAGGAGCCGCTGCTAGGCCATCCGGCAACCGCAGCATCAATGGAGGCGCCACCAGATCTCCGTCCCGCCCTTCCAATCTCCAAAGCCGAAGTTATTCCAACAACACCAGGAATAGAACTAACACGAATATCGGTAATCAAAGAAACAATACTAATCGAAACACCAACGTCCGGAACAATAACAGCCGTAACAACAATACCCGGGTATCTAATGTAAAAAGTAATAACAGAGTAGGTAATAATAACCGCGTCAATATTGACAACAGCACCAATATTAACGTCAATAGAAACGTCCGCCGAAATGTCAACAGACGAAGCACAGTAGTCATTCGTAACCCACGCCCATATCCTAGGCCACCCTATCGTTACGGTGGATTTAGTTTCTTCTGTTATCACCCCTACTATTACCATCCATACACACCGTATTATTGGGGGCCGGTATGGCATCCTTGGGGCTTTTTCATAGCAAGTCTGGCCGCCACCGCTATAGTCATTTCCATAGAAAATGAAAAATACCATTATGATGAAGGAGTTTTTTACCAAGAGTCCAACAATGGCTATACCGTCGTGGAAGCACCATCCGGTGCCACTGTAAAAACCATCCCAGGTGGATCAGAGCAAGTGGTGATCAATGAAACCACCAATAATTACTACTACGGCGGGACGTATTACGAAAAGTCTGATGAAGGCTATACCGTGGTTCCTCCTACGTCCGGAGCCGTGGTCACCAACCTTCCAGAAGGCGCCGAAGAAGTAAAGGTAGGCGACCAAACTTACGTGAAATATGGTGAAACCTATTATCAGCCTGTTCAGGTAGATAATAAAAACAAATATGAAGTAGCGGATGTACAAGACGCAGACCAATGA
- a CDS encoding DUF2092 domain-containing protein — MKKLLLAFYLILPISSFAQGEKIDSVAVFILDHMSAVIGDLQSCSYQLSTSTDKPAADVKYTKEHTENEVFMQGPDKMLVHQKGHKGHRGFFYNGEFFTHYSYSENNYTTVHAPDNIISMIDSMNYQYGVEFPAADFFYPTLTDDLLDHFDTLVYLGNKYVEGKDCFHIAASNEKQNVQIWVANDAMNLPVKLIITDKEKALAPQYEATFHEWKINPDLPPSIFEFTPPPGARLISILPKPH, encoded by the coding sequence ATGAAAAAACTATTATTGGCATTTTATCTCATCCTTCCTATCAGCAGCTTTGCCCAGGGGGAAAAAATAGATTCCGTGGCGGTATTTATCCTTGATCACATGAGTGCCGTGATCGGTGACTTACAATCATGCAGCTACCAGCTATCCACCTCCACCGACAAGCCGGCAGCAGATGTAAAATACACAAAGGAGCACACCGAAAACGAAGTGTTCATGCAAGGCCCGGACAAAATGCTGGTGCATCAGAAGGGCCACAAGGGTCACCGGGGATTCTTTTATAACGGGGAATTCTTCACGCACTATTCGTATAGTGAAAACAACTACACCACTGTCCATGCTCCTGACAATATTATCTCCATGATCGATTCTATGAATTATCAATATGGAGTGGAGTTTCCGGCTGCGGACTTCTTTTACCCCACTCTTACGGATGACCTTTTGGACCATTTTGACACGTTGGTGTACTTGGGCAATAAGTACGTGGAAGGAAAGGACTGTTTTCACATCGCTGCCAGTAATGAAAAACAAAATGTCCAAATATGGGTGGCCAACGACGCCATGAACCTACCGGTAAAGTTAATCATCACTGATAAAGAAAAAGCCTTGGCACCACAATATGAAGCCACTTTCCACGAATGGAAAATCAATCCCGACCTGCCACCTTCAATATTTGAATTCACTCCACCTCCTGGTGCCAGACTCATCTCCATACTTCCAAAACCCCATTAA
- a CDS encoding helix-turn-helix domain-containing protein: protein MPEHLTFYTSMLFVVAVTSIMITVILWWYPNVAEGQKKTKRILSLAFLALFLWHTFQFFGLSDQHTHLYHISKTGMLVSMSLFLPLNYLYFHTLAYSNFNRSVIVHLILPVTVGIISIYHSGNRSDAFSDLALLLIHFQITAYWIMEVNLILKLMAVSKKGFIHINTHWLKWTVSYLALQVLLFLPYFLITLGGIQVPAYLHPSIIEVCSGFLLCLSLFFQPFLLFGIRDIKARDFSDRLHQNLVAKSLEGSKQPLSYEEEKIEKYVSRHRPYLNNGITVDKLALEIGISSSSLRAYLRSKNLKFDEYLNIKRILYSQNIIKEKAYHDMTMDMLAKQSGFMDRNSFIASFKKHTGYNPSDYIKHFF, encoded by the coding sequence ATGCCAGAACACTTGACCTTTTATACTTCAATGCTATTCGTTGTGGCAGTCACCTCGATCATGATCACCGTGATCCTCTGGTGGTACCCCAATGTAGCAGAAGGCCAAAAAAAGACCAAAAGGATCCTTTCTTTGGCCTTCTTGGCGTTGTTTCTTTGGCATACTTTTCAGTTCTTCGGTCTTTCTGATCAGCACACCCACCTCTACCACATCAGTAAAACAGGGATGTTAGTGAGCATGTCCTTATTTTTACCGCTCAATTACCTGTATTTCCACACCTTGGCCTATTCCAATTTTAACAGGTCGGTAATTGTCCACTTAATCCTGCCAGTGACCGTGGGAATTATCAGCATCTACCATTCTGGGAACAGGTCGGATGCCTTTTCGGATCTGGCACTTCTCCTTATTCATTTTCAAATCACCGCATATTGGATCATGGAGGTCAATCTGATCCTGAAGTTAATGGCGGTGAGCAAGAAAGGTTTTATCCATATCAATACCCATTGGCTAAAATGGACTGTCAGCTACCTGGCTCTCCAAGTGCTGCTATTTTTGCCTTATTTCCTGATTACTTTAGGAGGCATACAGGTCCCGGCCTACTTACATCCCTCCATCATTGAGGTCTGTAGTGGCTTTTTACTTTGTCTATCATTATTCTTTCAGCCCTTTTTACTGTTCGGCATCAGAGACATCAAAGCAAGGGATTTTTCAGATAGACTCCATCAAAACCTAGTAGCCAAAAGCCTAGAGGGAAGTAAACAGCCTCTTTCTTATGAAGAAGAAAAAATAGAAAAGTACGTCTCCAGACACCGCCCTTACCTAAATAATGGCATCACCGTAGACAAGTTAGCGCTGGAAATAGGTATCAGCTCAAGCTCACTTCGCGCTTACCTAAGGAGCAAAAACCTGAAATTTGATGAATACTTGAATATCAAGCGTATCCTATATAGCCAAAACATCATCAAGGAAAAAGCCTATCACGACATGACAATGGACATGCTTGCCAAACAGAGTGGCTTCATGGATAGAAACAGTTTTATTGCTTCTTTTAAAAAACATACGGGATATAACCCATCCGACTATATCAAGCATTTCTTCTAA